From Passer domesticus isolate bPasDom1 chromosome 8, bPasDom1.hap1, whole genome shotgun sequence, a single genomic window includes:
- the LOC135305961 gene encoding olfactory receptor 14A16-like — MSNSSSIRHFLLLALADTWQLQLLHFCLLLGISLAALLANGLIISAVACGHHLHTPMFFFLLNLALSDLGSICTTVPKAMHNSLWDTSNISYTGCAAQLFLFLFFISAEYFLLTIMCYDRYVSICKPLHYGTLLGSRACAHMAAAAWASAFLNALLHTANTFSLPLCHGNALGQFFCEIPQILKLSCSHFYFREVGVSVFTTLLAFGCFVIIVFSYVQIFRAVLRIPSEQGQHKAFSTCIPHLAVVSLFVSSSFFAYTKPPSISSPPLDLTVSVLYSVVPPSLNPLIYSLRNQELKASVWRLMTGWLQRH, encoded by the coding sequence atgtccaacagcagttCCATCaggcacttcctcctgctggcattggcagacacgtggcagctgcagctcctgcacttctgcctcttgctgggcatctccctggctgccctcctggccaacggcctcatcatcagcgccgtagcctgcggccaccacctgcacacgcccatgttcttcttcctgctcaacctggccctcagcgacctgggctccatctgcaccactgtccccaaagccatgcacaattccctctgggacaccagcaacatctcctacacaggatgtgctgcacagctctttctgtttctcttcttcatttcagcagagtattttctcctgaccatcatgtgctacgaccgctacgtgtccatctgcaaacccctgcactacgggaccctcctgggcagcagagcttgtgcccacatggcagcagctgcctgggccagtgcctttctcaatgctctgctgcacacagccaacacattttccctgcccctgtgccatggcaatgccctgggccagttcttctgtgaaatcccacagatcctcaagctctcctgctcacacTTCTACTTCAGGGAAGTTGGGGTTTCTGTTTTCACTACCTTGTTAgcatttggctgttttgtgatcattgttttctcctatgtgcagatcttcagggctgtgctgaggatcccatctgagcagggacagcacaaagccttttccacctgcatccctcacctggctgtggtctccctATTTGTCAGCAGCTCATTTTTTGCCTACACGAAGCCCccctccatttcctccccacCCCTGGATTTGacagtgtcagttctgtactcggtggtgcctccatctctgaaccccctcatctacagcctgaggaaccaggagctaaAGGCttcagtgtggagactgatgactggatggtTACAGAGACATTAA